The genomic stretch GCAAGTAAAATCCAAAATTCCGTCATTGGCGCTTCTCCTCTTTATAAGGAATCGGCGCGCCGTGCGGGTCAACTTTCGGTTTGGCCAAGAATGCTTCAAGCTCTTGCTCAAGTTCGGGAGTCAAGACGTGCTCCATCTGCTCCGCGCCGCTGTGCACGTGATCCGCAGGCAAGTGAAGATACTCGCGCAAATACACTTCCCACAACCTGTGAAGTCTGACCACGCGCGCAGATTCCGTCTGTCCGGCGTCCGTCAAGCGAAAGCCATCGGACGTTACTTCCACCCACCCCTTCTTCTGCAGGCTCTTCATCGCCTGCGGAAACGCCTTGCCCCGTATGTTGCGCGAGCGGGCAAGCTCCGCCGAGGTGAAGTTTCCCGCCGGCTCTCCCTGCTGCTCGCCCAAGTGATAGAAATATTTAAGCAGATTCTCTTCCTGTGTGCGCGTGCGCAACTCCGAAAAGGTGACGTAACGAGCGAGTAGCCCGCGCTGCGGTGCAAGCAGGAACGAAACTACGAAAAGTGCTGTTGCCACCAGCACAATCCATGGGCCGGTCGGCATGCGCGGCGCGCTGTAACTGATAAGCGTTCCCAATACACCCGACAAGATGCCGATGAAGGCCGCTATCGCCAGCATTCTGCTCAAGCGGTTTGACCACAGCCGCGCCGCCGCCGCCGGAGTAATCAGCAGCGCCGACATCATTACCACTCCCACCGCCTGCAAACCGATGACCGTCGCCGCAACGA from bacterium encodes the following:
- a CDS encoding metal ABC transporter permease codes for the protein MDILHDITLRSVLLGTVLLGAVAGLVGSFAYLQKRALLGDALAHAALPGVVLGFLFAGGKMPLALLLGAAVTAWLGARAIDWIGHHTKLKQDATVAIVLSVFFAAGVVGLSYVQRHGDAAQSGLSTFLFGHAASLLPRDVQTFALFGIVSIILLGLFYKELKSITFDRRFSQATGLPVKWIEFVMTTLIVAATVIGLQAVGVVMMSALLITPAAAARLWSNRLSRMLAIAAFIGILSGVLGTLISYSAPRMPTGPWIVLVATALFVVSFLLAPQRGLLARYVTFSELRTRTQEENLLKYFYHLGEQQGEPAGNFTSAELARSRNIRGKAFPQAMKSLQKKGWVEVTSDGFRLTDAGQTESARVVRLHRLWEVYLREYLHLPADHVHSGAEQMEHVLTPELEQELEAFLAKPKVDPHGAPIPYKEEKRQ